A genomic window from Prunus persica cultivar Lovell chromosome G2, Prunus_persica_NCBIv2, whole genome shotgun sequence includes:
- the LOC18786913 gene encoding uncharacterized protein LOC18786913, producing MAKPSIDISESFASTAKISGDISQKDVNNVLQFLIGVGVSGHVPDQFDAKKDSYSDLVRDLLEPLHISRGHVTCLVSVKPAVINFFAGFHGGAVAAVAEAVSIACARTVMAKDKEIFLGELSISYLASAKKNAEVIVDASVVRSGRNLSVIALEFKLKKTGDLIYTARATFYHMPAAKL from the exons ATGGCCAAACCCTCCATTGATATCTCGGAGAGCTTCGCTTCCACAGCTAAAATTTCAGGGGACATTTCTCAGAAAGACGTAAACAATGTGCTGCAATTTCTCATAGGCGTGGGGGTCTCAGGCCATGTCCCAGATCAATTCGATGCTAAAAAAGATTCCTACTCTGACCTCGTTCGTGACCTCCTCGAGCCCCTACACATCTCACGCGGCCATGTCACCTGCCTCGTCTCTGTGAAACCTGCTGTTATT AATTTCTTTGCAGGATTTCATGGAGGAgctgttgctgctgttgctgaGGCTGTGTCCATAGCTTGTGCTAGAACAGTCATGGCTAAGGATAAGGAAATTTTTCTAGGGGAACTAAGCATCTCTTACCTCGCCAGCGCAAAAAAGAAT GCAGAGGTGATAGTTGATGCATCTGTTGTGCGAAGTGGAAGAAATCTGAGTGTGATAGCGCTAGAGTTCAAGCTCAAGAAAACTGGGGACTTGATTTACACAGCTCGTGCCACCTTCTATCACATGCCTGCTGCCAAATTATAG
- the LOC18786687 gene encoding uncharacterized protein LOC18786687: protein MVQVKEFDGNLKEEGLVSLSPSVSGSTCDNAVLNLASLMAGPIRRSTKGGWTEEEDEILAHAVQKFNGRNWKKIAECVPDRTDVQCLHRWQKVLNPDLVKGFWSKEEDDLIIELVAKQGNKKWSEIAKSLPGRIGKQCRERWHNHLNPDIKRTAWTKAEELTLIEAHKVYGNKWAEIAKFLNGRSENSIKNHWNSSVKKKLELRSSHTSDMGTQNIKAECRKREVVKQGLDQKANMERNVETCSLDLNLVLGTANRRESQMQSSDKRNCWWAAANKMMKTPPRTVFYDRAAAACGLNIEQCQETSSNCGRLRDSHNVTANNRYNNICNTAPDYLGFPFSHTRNHKPSDPIYLLPSRPLPRPPQASLNAGLGVPGCKRTAGYFINKPVLPVTAQGLYESSSGPQAYEKKMDGGAPVNSKNSSHGGLCYRPFQLEDVEFYLENGEFPSTDSYIQTECSSVSFCTPTSHDTRIFVDCNSPDSTLRSAARTFEKSPSIIRKRRHSVSRKSVNAANHGDSVCSKEISNNFRNSPHLLGLSPCGKTNSSSMVHSPPRSQKFGDSAVMKSVEKRLEHAFDVEWDSASAVSRTLSP, encoded by the exons atggtACAAGTTAAAGAATTTGATGGTAATCTGAAAGAGGAGGGTCTGGTTTCTCTGAGCCCTTCAGTATCTGGTAGCACTTGCGATAATGCAGTTCTCAATCTAGCCTCTTT AATGGCTGGTCCTATAAGACGATCAACAAAGGGCGGCTGGACAGAGGAGGAG GATGAAATTTTAGCCCATGCTGTCCAAAAGTTCAATGGCAGAAACTGGAAAAAGATTG CTGAATGTGTTCCTGACAGAACAGATGTTCAGTGCCTTCATCGCTGGCAGAAAGTTCTCAATCCTGATCTTGTTAAAGGATTTTGGTCCAAGGAG GAAGATGATCTAATAATTGAGCTGGTCGCGAAGCAGGGCAACAAGAAATGGTCTGAAATAGCAAAGTCCTTGCCAGGTCGCATAGGCAAGCAATGTCGAGAGAG GTGGCACAACCATTTAAATCCAGATATAAAAAGAACTGCATGGACCAAAGCAGAGGAACTGACTCTCATTGAGGCCCATAAGGTTTATGGGAACAAGTGGGCTGAAATAGCAAAGTTTCTTAACGGAAG GAGcgaaaattcaattaaaaaccATTGGAACTCCTCAGTGAAGAAGAAGTTAGAACTCCGTTCGTCTCATACTTCTGATATGGGCACTCAAAATATAAAAGCAGAATGCAGAAAGCGTGAGGTGGTAAAGCAAGGCCTTGATCAGAAAGCTAACATGGAAAGAAATGTGGAAACCTGTTCACTGGACCTGAATCTGGTTCTCGGAACTGCAAATAGAAGGGAAAGCCAAATGCAATCTTCTGACAAAAGAAATTGCTGGTGGGCCGCTGCAAACAAAATGATGAAAACACCACCTAGAACCGTATTTTACGACAGAGCTGCAGCTGCATGTGGTCTAAATATTGAACAATGCCAAGAAACTTCTAGTAACTGTGGCAGACTGAGGGACTCTCATAATGTGACTGCTAATAATCGTTACAACAACATTTGCAATACTGCTCCTGATTATCTGGGTTTCCCATTTTCACATACGCGGAACCATAAACCCAGTGATCCTATCTATTTGTTGCCTTCCAGACCACTTCCTAGACCACCACAAGCCTCTTTAAATGCTGGCTTAGGTGTTCCTGGTTGTAAGAGAACAGCTGGTTATTTTATCAACAAACCAGTTCTCCCAGTTACTGCTCAGGGATTGTATGAATCCTCTAGTGGACCTCAAG CTTATGAGAAAAAGATGGATGGTGGAGCTCCTGTGAATTCAAAGAATTCAAGCCATGGTGGCTTGTGCTACAGGCCATTCCAACTCGAGGATGTGGaattttatttggaaaatggTGAATTCCCAAGTACAGATAGTTACATCCAGACAGAATGTAGTTCAGTTTCTTTTTGCACTCCAACAAGTCACGATACAAGAATTTTTGTTGATTGTAACAGTCCAGATTCCACATTGAGAAGTGCAGCGAGGACGTTTGAGAAATCTCCATCTATCATAAGAAAACGACGGCATTCAGTTTCCAGAAAAAGTGTCAATGCAGCAAATCATGGTGACAGTGTTTGCTCAAAAGAAATTAGCAATAACTTCAGAAACAGCCCCCACTTGCTAGGTCTAAGTCCATGTGGTAAAACTAATTCCAGTAGCATGGTTCATTCTCCTCCAAGGTCTCAGAAGTTTGGGGATTCTGCTGTCATGAAGTCTGTAGAAAAACGCTTGGAACATGCATTTGATGTTGAATGGGATTCGGCCAGCGCCGTTTCTAGGACCTTATCTCCATGA
- the LOC18786040 gene encoding C2 domain-containing protein At1g63220, translating to MPLGTLEVVLVEARGLKKTDFLSKIDPYVVFTVKTQEKKSNVAKGQGNEAEWNESFLFTVSEDVSELRLKIMDKDTFTADDFVGEATIPLEPLFAEGSLPPTMYDVVNKNQDYHGEIKIGLTFTPEPERSNFRSRDYAAEENYGGWKESSF from the exons ATGCCTCTGGGAACGCTTGAAGTCGTTCTCGTTGAAGCCAGAGGCCTCAAGAAAACTGATTTTCTCT CTAAAATTGATCCCTATGTCGTTTTCACTGTGAAGACCCAGGAGAAGAAAAGCAATGTGGCCAAAG GGCAAGGAAATGAAGCAGAATGGAATGAAAGCTTTTTGTTCACAGTCTCGGAGGATGTTTCGGAGCTTCGTTTGAAAATAATGGACAAAGATACCTTTACTGCAGACGACTTCGTTGGGGAAGCAAC CATTCCTTTAGAGCCATTGTTCGCTGAAGGAAGCCTTCCACCAACTATGTACGATGTTGTCAACAAGAACCAAGATTATCACGGAGAGATCAAAATTGGACTCACGTTCACTCCCGAGCCTGag AGAAGCAACTTTCGTTCCAGAGACTATGCTGCTGAGGAGAACTATGGTGGATGGAAAGAATCATCTTTCTAG
- the LOC18785128 gene encoding glycine-rich cell wall structural protein 2, with amino-acid sequence MPHGTLEVLLVSAKGLHNNDFLADMDPYVILTVRTQDKKSTILSGQGSEPEWNETFSFNVSDEVDELRLKIMDKDSFSADDFVGEATVPLEAVFIEGNLPPTPYNVVNQEKEYHGEIKVGLTFTPEGGSHGSGDYGGGSESYGGRKGSSHKGEESYGGGGGGGGAYGGGGGDGYGGGGSGGYGGGRGSGYGGGGSDDYGGGGVYGGGRGGGYGGGGDGGYGGGGDGGYGGGGSGGGGSYGGGGGGSGYGGGGSSYGSGGGDGYGDGGSSGYGSGRGRGYGGGGGRKESSEAEESYGGWNESSHRG; translated from the exons ATGCCTCATGGAACGCTCGAAGTCCTTCTTGTCAGTGCCAAAGGCCTCCACAACAATGATTTTCTCG CTGACATGGATCCCTATGTCATTTTGACTGTAAGGACCCAAGACAAGAAAAGCACTATCCTCTCAG GGCAAGGATCTGAGCCAGAATGGAATGAAACCTTTTCATTCAACGTCTCCGACGAGGTTGATGAACTTCGTTTGAAAATAATGGACAAAGATAGCTTCAGTGCAGATGATTTTGTTGGGGAAGCAAC CGTTCCTTTAGAGGCTGTTTTCATTGAAGGAAACCTTCCACCAACTCCATACAATGTTGTCAATCAAGAAAAGGAATATCACGGAGAGATTAAAGTTGGCCTCACTTTCACTCCTGAG GGAGGCAGCCATGGTTCTGGAGACTACGGTGGTGGCTCGGAGAGCTATGGTGGAAGGAAAGGATCATCACATAAAGGAGAGGAAAgctatggtggtggtggtgggggcGGCGGCGCctatggtggtggtggtggcgatggttatggtggtggtggcagtggTGGCTATGGTGGTGGACGTGGAAGCGGCTATGGTGGTGGCGGTAGCGACGACTATGGTGGCGGTGGAGTCTATGGTGGTGGACGGGGTGGCGgctatggtggtggtggtgacggTGGTtacggtggtggtggtgatggtggctATGGTGGTGGCGGCAGCGGTGGCGGCGGCAgctatggtggtggtggtggcggcagcggctatggtggtggtggcagcaGCTATGGTAGTGGTGGGGGTGATGGCTATGGTGATGGTGGCAGCAGCGGCTATGGTAGTGGACGTGGCAGGGgctatggtggtggtggtggacgGAAAGAATCATCGGAAGCCGAGGAAAGCTATGGCGGATGGAACGAATCTTCTCACCGAGGATGA
- the LOC109946235 gene encoding elicitor-responsive protein 3-like, protein MPLGTLEVLLVDAKGLDNNDFLADMDPYVLLTLRTQEKKSNVVSGQGSAPEWNETFVFTVSDDVSELHLKIMDKDNFSADDFVGEATISLEPVFTEGGIPPTAYNVVNQDKEYRGEIKVGLRFTPEPEQNDGPSGEYGGSEEGYGGWKQSSYAEE, encoded by the exons ATGCCTCTGGGAACGCTTGAAGTTCTTCTTGTTGATGCCAAAGGCCTTGACAACAATGATTTTCTGG CTGACATGGATCCCTATGTCCTTTTGACTCTAAGGacccaagagaagaaaagcaaTGTGGTCTCAG GGCAAGGATCTGCACCAGAATGGAATGAAACCTTTGTATTTACAGTCTCTGATGATGTCTCTGAACttcatttgaaaataatggatAAGGATAATTTCAGCGCAGATGATTTTGTTGGAGAAGCAAC TATTTCATTAGAGCCAGTGTTCACTGAAGGCGGCATTCCACCAACTGCATACAATGTTGTCAATCAGGACAAGGAATACCGTGGAGAGATTAAAGTTGGACTCAGATTCACTCCTGAGCCTGAG CAAAACGACGGTCCATCTGGGGAATATGGTGGTTCCGAGGAGGGCTACGGTGGATGGAAACAATCGTCTTACGCAGAGGAGTAG
- the LOC18786047 gene encoding elicitor-responsive protein 3 has protein sequence MPLGTLEVLLVDAKGLDNNDFLADMDPYVLLTLRTQEKKSNVVSGQGSAPEWNETFVFTVSDDVSELHLKIMEKDNFSADDFVGEATISLEPIFTEGSIPPTAYNVVNQDKEYRGEIKVGLRFTPEPEQNEGASGEYGRNDGPSGGYGRNDGPSGEYGGSEEGYGGWKQSSYAEE, from the exons ATGCCTCTGGGAACGCTTGAAGTTCTTCTTGTTGATGCCAAAGGCCTCGACAACAATGATTTTCTcg CTGACATGGATCCCTATGTCCTTTTGACTCTAAGGacccaagagaagaaaagcaaTGTGGTCTCAG GGCAAGGATCTGCACCAGAATGGAATGAAACCTTTGTATTTACAGTCTCTGATGATGTCTCCGAACttcatttgaaaataatggaaaagGATAATTTCAGCGCAGACGATTTTGTTGGAGAAGCAAC CATTTCATTAGAGCCCATTTTCACTGAAGGTAGCATTCCACCAACTGCATATAATGTTGTAAATCAGGACAAAGAATACCGTGGAGAGATTAAAGTTGGACTCAGATTCACTCCTGAGCCTGAG CAAAACGAGGGTGCATCTGGGGAATATGGAAGAAACGACGGTCCATCTGGGGGATATGGAAGAAACGACGGTCCATCTGGGGAATATGGTGGTTCCGAGGAGGGCTATGGTGGATGGAAACAATCATCTTACGCTGAGGAGTAG
- the LOC109947209 gene encoding uncharacterized protein LOC109947209, whose translation MGDKPSDTPIPDGWKFKSEVRKDGSTSSCYWCPATGQHFFTYEDLMRYVNYAKEAKLSIYAPDFNSNKTRKKAGFIPRRTRPSSGARRKLLGQSSRPLPLDQGEDSSSLEGSTDPVESTDTGTNIEARLHEALEDPIRQEAFNE comes from the exons ATGGGAGATAAGCCTTCCGACACTCCAATTCCTGATGGGTGGAAGTTCAAGAGTGAGGTCCGAAAGGACGGATCCACATCCTCG TGCTACTGGTGTCCAGCAACTGGACAGCACTTTTTCACTTACGAAGATCTTATGCGATATGTGAACTATGCCAAGGAGGCCAAGCTTTCAATATATGCCCCA GATTTTAATAGCAATAAGACTCGGAAGAAAGCTGGCTTCATACCAAGGAGGACCCGACCTAGCTCTGGAGCTAGAAGAAAGCTTTTGGGTCAGAGCTCTAGGCCACTGCCTTTGGATCAGG GTGAGGATAGCAGTAGCTTGGAGGGAAGCACTGACCCAGTAGAGAGCACTGATACGGGCACGAACATCGAAGCTCGCCTCCATGAAGCATTGGAAGACCCGATTAGGCAAGAAGCCTTCAATGAATAA